The sequence TTCAACGGCGTCGAACTGCCGGTCGCCGAGCAGATGAAGTTCTACGACGTCTGGGGCTCGGACCTGGCGTACAACCATATGGCGGTGCCCTGGGCCTGGGCATTCGATACCCCGTACAAATGGACCAAGCAGGTTCCGTCATTCTTCGGCGGCACGCGGCAGGGGATGGCGATCTCCTGGCCGGCACGGATCAAGGACAAGGGCGGCATCCGCTGGCAGTTCCATCATGTGATCGACATCGTACCCACCATCCTCGAGGTCACGGGCATTCCCGCTCCCGTGATGGTGGACGGGATCGCGCAAAAGCCGATCGAAGGCGTGAGCCTTGGCTACACCTTCGACAAGGCCAATGCCAACGCGCCGTCGCCGCATCACATCCAGTACTTCGAGATGATGGGCGTGCAGGGGCTCTACGACGAGGGCTGGATGCTGAGCGCCGTTCCCGTGCGCCCGCCCTGGCAACTGGTCGGCACGGCGATCACGGATCCCGCAAGCGGGTACAAATTCGAACTGTACGACGTCCGGCATGACTGGACGCAGAACACCGACGTGGCCGCGGCTAATCAGAAGAAGCTGCAGGAGATGAAGGACCTGATCTTTGCCGAGTTTGCCCGCTATCAGGTGCTGCCGCTGGATGCTTCCGTGGCGACGCGAATGGTGACCCCGCGTCCGTCGATGTCCGGCGGACGCACTGTGTTCACCTACACGGGCGTGCCGATCGCCGGCATCCCGCGCGGCACCGCGCCCTCGCTCCTCAATACCTCCTACACCATCACGGCCGAGATCGACGTGCCGCAGGGCGGCGCCGAGGGCATGATCGTCACCGATGGCGGGCGGTTCGGCGGATACGGGCTCTATCTGTTGAAGGGCAAGCCAGTGTTTACGTGGAACCTGCTGGATTTGAAGCGCGTCCGCTGGGAAGGCCCGGAAGTACTCGCGCCCGGCAAACATACGATGGAGTACGACTTCAAGTACGAGGGGCTCGGGTTTGCGACGCTTGCGTTCAACAACGTCAGCGGCATCGGCAGACCCGGAACGGGGACCCTGAAGGTGGATGGCAAGGTGGTGGCGACCGAGAGGCTGGAGCACACGGTGCCGATCACGCTGCCCTGGGATGAGACCTTCGATATCGGCTCGGACACCGGCACGCCGGTCGATGATCGGGACTACCAGGTGCCGTTCAACTTCACCGGCAAGATCGACAAACTGACAGTTTCGGTCGAGCGTCCGAAGCTGACGCCTGAGGACGAGAAACGCTTGATGCAGGCGCAGGCGAGCGCGGCCGACGCGCAGTAGTCTCACGCAATTGTTCCGAGGCCGAGGGGCGCGTCCAGCGCAAATACGGTAATTCTGGAGCGCGTATGAAACGGTTGATGACGCTCGTGCTTTACGCACTCCTCGGCCTCGCGGTCGGTTGGACGATAGTTCGGTTCTGGGCTCCGCACTTCAGAATGTAAAAGCGGGCGTCCGCAAACGAGAACAAGCGCGCGGATTTTTCCTGCTGTCATTTCGCGCTTGCCTGCTCTATATGTTGGGGCCGGAGGGCTTGGCTCCCGATATGACAATCACCGCCGAGGAGATTTCACGCCGCGTCGCCGCGATCGCGCCCGTGCTGGCTGAAAATGCGCCGGCCTGCGTGAGCGAGCGCAGTCTCGTGCCCGCCAGCATGCAGGCGATGGTCAGTGCGGGCCTGTTCCGCATCCCGCAGCCTTCGCGCGCCGGCGGCTACGAGCTCAGCCTGCGCATCCTGGGCGATACGGTCACCGCCGTTTCCGAGATCTGTCCGACTGCCGGATGGGTTCTGATGGTAATGTGCGCCCATCATTTTTGTCTCGGCACTTTCCCCGAGCAGGCGCAGGACGACGTCTTCGCCGGCGGCCGCGACGGACTGGTCGCGGGCACGCTCGCATGGCAGGGCAAGGCGGCCAGGGCCGACGGCGGTTATCGAGTCGACGGGCGTTGGCAGTTCTGCAGCGGCGTGGACCGTTCGAACTGGGTGATGCTCGGATGCGCCGACGCGGAGACCGGCGGTCCCGGGGTTCATGTGGTGGTTCCTACCGAACAGATAACGGTCGAAGACACCTGGTACGTGCTCGGACTCGAAGGAACCGGAAGCAAGGACATTGTCGCCAAAGATGTCTTCGTGCCGGCGGGGCGGACGGTCGATACGCGCGCGATGATGCGCGGCGATTCGCCCCATTCGCTCAAACATCCGACGAATCTTTATCGGGTATCGTCGGACTCGATGCTTTCGCTCTCGGTGGTGACGGCGATTCTCGGCTCGGCCAGGTATGCGCTGGCGAAATTCATCGAACGGACTCGCGAGCGGCGCGCTATCGTCACCGGGGCGCGCAAAGCGGAGCATGCGCCGACCCAGTTAAGGCTCGCCGAGTCGGCCGCCGAGATCGAATGCGCGGAGATGATGATTCATGACGCGCTGGACCTGCTGGGCCGCGTCGCCCAATCCGGCCAGGGCGCGACCGACATGGGGTACCGCGCGCGAGTCAAATGGCGTGCGGCCTACACCGCCGAATTATGCCGGCGCGCGGTTTCGCGCCTCTTTGCGGGCTCCGGCGCGCACGCGGTCTACAAGGGCAGCCCGCTGCAGACGGCATTTCGCAACATCAACGTCGGCGCGCAGCACGCGAGCATCGATTTCGACACCTCAGGCGAGCTATACGGCCGCGAGCGGCTCGGACTCCTGAGCAAGTAGAGACACCGGCGCTCTTGGCCGGCCTCGCAACTTCCGCGAGAGAGTCGAAGCTCTCATCGAGCGCATCACGAGAAAGCAAAATGCGCGTGCTGACCACCTTGCCTCAGGAGGATCTCCGCCGCGTGCCGGACGCCGCGTGCGAGGCCGAGCAAACCGGCTTCGACGGGCTGATCACGCTGGAAAATCGCAACGACCCATTCCTGTCGCTCGGCGTAGCCGCGATCGCCACGGAAAAGATCGAACTCGGCACCGCGGTCGCGATCGCTTTTCCCCGCAGCCCCATGGTGGTCGCGAACGCTTCCTGGGATCTGCAGGTTGCCTCGCGCGGCCGCTTTGTGCTCGGCCTCGGGCCGCAAATTCGGCCGCACAACGAGAAACGCTTCAGCGTCGCATGGACGGCGCCCCTCGCGCGCATGCGCGAGTACGTCGGCGCGCTGCGGGTAATCTGGACCGCATGGGAAAAGGGCGAAAAGCTGCGCTTCGAGGGCGAGCACTACACCTTCACGCTGATGACGCCGAATTTCGTGCCGCCCTCGATGGGCCTCCCGATGGTGCCAATCACGCTTGCCGCCGTCGGTCCCAAGGCGCTGCGCCTTGCGGGCGAGATCGCCGACGGCGTGCGGCTGCATCCGTTCTGCACCCGGCGCTATCAGGAAGAGATCGTGATGCCCCGGCTCAAGGAAGGCCTCGACGGGGGCGGCCGCAGTCTTGAGCATTTCGAGGTTTCCGGCGGCGGCTTCATCGCCACGGGGCCCGACGACGCCGCCGTCGCCCGCGTGTTCGAATGGGTCCGGATGCGGGTGGGCTTTTACGGTTCGACGCCGGCCTACTGGCCGGTGCTGGAATTGCACGAGCTCGGCGACCTGGGCCGCAAGCTCAATGCCCTTTCGAAGCAGGGCAAGTGGGCAGAGATGACAACCTCCGTCAGCGATGATCTCGTTCATTTGTTTGCCGCCGTCGGCACTCACAAGGAGATCGCCGGCGCTGTCGAGCGCCGCTTTGGAGGCCTCAGCGACGCCGTTTTCGCCAGCATCAACTCGACGATTCGATCCGATTTGCCAGCGGACGTCCTGGCGGACATCCGCCGGATCCCGGTCAGGTTCAAGGGCTACTGCACGCCATGGTGAACGGCGAGTGATCCGAACGGCCCGAGAAATGAAAAGCCCCCGGAGGCTCCGGGGGCTCTGAACCTGCGCTCGCGCAGGCTCGATGCTCAGGTGTCTCAGGCGGTGCTCAGAGCGGAGTCGATACCGCTGGCGAGCGTGCCGATGTTGTTGCCGAGCACTTTGTAGGTCCCGTACACAACGATCGCGATAGCTGCGAGGATCAGGGCATACTCCGTCATGGTCTGACCGCGGGCGCTGCTAATCACAGACTCACGGACCCGAACGAACAAGGTCGTCAGTGCTTCCATTCCCTATCTCCTTATCTAGGCGGACTTTAAGCACCGATGAGGCTATTTTGTCTGCTTAATATTGTCTAGACATTCGTATCGTTCAGCGGACGTTTCAGGAGTTCATGCTCTGCCGATGCGATTGTCTTTGATCTGTCAATTGTCATGAATTAACGTCTATTATCATGCATTTACGTCTTTAGTCATGTTTCATAGCAGTCCCTGATATGTCGGATTGCAGCAAAGGAACGATTCGAGAAGAACACCTTGGCTATAGTAGGATGACGCCCATGGCGCGAAACCTGGGACATCATGCAGTCATAATTGGCGGGAGCCTGGCAGGGTTGATGAGCGCGACCGTGCTGGCAGACCATTTCGACTGCGTCACCATCTTCGAACGCGACGAACTTGAAGATCGGCCGGTGTTGCACAAGTCGATCCCGCAGGGCAATCACATCCACGCCTTGCTGCTCGCCGGGCAGAACGTGATGTCGTCGCTCTATCCGGCCTTTACCGACGAGCTGAAGCGACTGGGCGCGGTGTCTTTCAGGACCGGCATCGACCTCGCCTTTTATGGTCCTGGCGGCAAGGGGTACAACGCCACCCGATCGGTAACTGAGCCGCGCGATCTCGGTTTCGAGGGCCACATCATGAGCCGCGGGCTGCTCGAATACCTCGTCCGGCGGCGGACGCTCGCGCTCGCGAACGTAAGTCTCGAGACCGACGCA is a genomic window of Candidatus Binataceae bacterium containing:
- a CDS encoding TIGR03617 family F420-dependent LLM class oxidoreductase, encoding MRVLTTLPQEDLRRVPDAACEAEQTGFDGLITLENRNDPFLSLGVAAIATEKIELGTAVAIAFPRSPMVVANASWDLQVASRGRFVLGLGPQIRPHNEKRFSVAWTAPLARMREYVGALRVIWTAWEKGEKLRFEGEHYTFTLMTPNFVPPSMGLPMVPITLAAVGPKALRLAGEIADGVRLHPFCTRRYQEEIVMPRLKEGLDGGGRSLEHFEVSGGGFIATGPDDAAVARVFEWVRMRVGFYGSTPAYWPVLELHELGDLGRKLNALSKQGKWAEMTTSVSDDLVHLFAAVGTHKEIAGAVERRFGGLSDAVFASINSTIRSDLPADVLADIRRIPVRFKGYCTPW
- a CDS encoding acyl-CoA dehydrogenase family protein produces the protein MTITAEEISRRVAAIAPVLAENAPACVSERSLVPASMQAMVSAGLFRIPQPSRAGGYELSLRILGDTVTAVSEICPTAGWVLMVMCAHHFCLGTFPEQAQDDVFAGGRDGLVAGTLAWQGKAARADGGYRVDGRWQFCSGVDRSNWVMLGCADAETGGPGVHVVVPTEQITVEDTWYVLGLEGTGSKDIVAKDVFVPAGRTVDTRAMMRGDSPHSLKHPTNLYRVSSDSMLSLSVVTAILGSARYALAKFIERTRERRAIVTGARKAEHAPTQLRLAESAAEIECAEMMIHDALDLLGRVAQSGQGATDMGYRARVKWRAAYTAELCRRAVSRLFAGSGAHAVYKGSPLQTAFRNINVGAQHASIDFDTSGELYGRERLGLLSK
- a CDS encoding arylsulfatase; translation: MKLRRRPAGQPCRLLILLLAVILLSSAEGLAQQINGVPGAPDSTTTIDGRYLPPPPQKFGGEINLNAAQSKPYWPARVVPPKGAPNILLIMTDDVGFAAPSTFGGVIPTPTLDRIARDGLRYTNFHSTSLCSPTRAALITGRNHHSVGFGVISEAATGFPGYNSVIGRDSATIGRILRDNGYRTSWFGKDHNTPEWDASQAGPFDQWPTGMGFEYFYGFVGGDTSQWQPNLFRNTTAIYPYVGNPGWNLTTAMADDAIAWLTQLNDINPSMSFFLHYVPGGTHAPHQPTPGWIKKISDMHLFDKGWNALRDQIFENQKRLGVIPQDAKLTPWPDKLLKRWDTLTDEEKKLFIRQANVYAAYLAYTDHEIGRVVQAIADMGKLDNTLIIYISGDNGASAEGSPNGTPSEVLQFNGVELPVAEQMKFYDVWGSDLAYNHMAVPWAWAFDTPYKWTKQVPSFFGGTRQGMAISWPARIKDKGGIRWQFHHVIDIVPTILEVTGIPAPVMVDGIAQKPIEGVSLGYTFDKANANAPSPHHIQYFEMMGVQGLYDEGWMLSAVPVRPPWQLVGTAITDPASGYKFELYDVRHDWTQNTDVAAANQKKLQEMKDLIFAEFARYQVLPLDASVATRMVTPRPSMSGGRTVFTYTGVPIAGIPRGTAPSLLNTSYTITAEIDVPQGGAEGMIVTDGGRFGGYGLYLLKGKPVFTWNLLDLKRVRWEGPEVLAPGKHTMEYDFKYEGLGFATLAFNNVSGIGRPGTGTLKVDGKVVATERLEHTVPITLPWDETFDIGSDTGTPVDDRDYQVPFNFTGKIDKLTVSVERPKLTPEDEKRLMQAQASAADAQ